Genomic DNA from Streptomyces sp. GS7:
CGGCCCGGCTCCCCCCACCCGCACCGTCCCGCGATCCGGGCCGTGCCTGGGGATTCGGCTGCGAAGCGACACCCTGTCCTACGCAGCGTGGGCAGCGTCGAGGAACCCCAGCAGCACAGCGGCTTCCCCACGGAGTTGCGCAGCTCGGCCAGCGTGCGCGGGCGCAGTCAACTGCGCTGCGATCTCCAGTCGTTCGGCGGCCTCGGCACGCACGATCTCCGCCACTGTGTGCTCGCTCAGCTCACGTCGCGCCACCTCGGTGGCGCCGACACCGACCGGCGAGTGCTCCAGCGCCAAGCCACGCAGCGCGGCCTCGTCCACGGGCACCGCCTCAGCGTTGTCCAGCGCGGCAAGCGTTGCGCGCAGCGCGCTCACCGCGGCCTTGTCGCGGGCACGAATCGCTTCCAGCAGGGCCTGACGCATCCGAAGACGTAGGGACATGCCGCAGACCCTAGAGCCGCCTCCCTGCCCCCACAACGGAATATCCCTACACCACGGGCACCCCGCCAACCGCGACGTTCGGAACCGGGACGCCTCCCGAACACGGGGCAGGAGGATGCGTCAGCAGGGCGTACCCTGCCCCAATTTCCTGGCCCAGTCGTGCAGTTCGGGTTCGGCCAGGCTGGCGCCCAGCCAGTCGTGGTCGAGGTCGACTCCGGGAAGGGACGGTACGACCGCGACGTAGAGCCCGGCGGCTCGCGCCGAGGCGATGCCCGTGGCCGAATCCTCGAAGGCGACGGAACGGTTCGGGGCCGCACCGAGTGCCTCGCATGCCGTGAGGTAGAGCTCTGGTGCGGGCTTGGGGATGCGTACCTCGTCGGCGGCGAACGAGTGGGTGAAGTAGTCGGCGAGGCCGGCCGACCGCAGTGCCGCGTCCAGCAGTTCGCGGGGGCTGTTGCTGGCCACGGCGATGGGGACGGCTGCCCGGCAGGCACGCACCAGTTCCACCGCCCCGGGGAGGGCAGCGGCCCCTCGGGAAAGCTCCTTACGGACTCTTTCGACGAGTTCGGCGGCGAGTTCGGGGCCGGCGCCCGGGCACCCGAGGTACTGGGCCATGGCCTCGCCGGCGTCCTCCACGGTGCGTCCGATGACCAGGGCCTTCTGCGCGGGACCGAAGGGATGGCCGTGCGCCGCGAAGACGGCGGTTTCCGCGATGGTCCAGCGGGCTTCAGTGTCGACCAGCAGGCCGTCGCAGTCGAAGACCACGGCCTCGGTGCCGGTGGGGAGCGAGCACATGCGGATGTCCTTTCGTTTCGGGTGATGCGCGGGGTGCCGCTTCCACAGCCGTCGGTGGCCTTGCGATGACGTCGCCCGGTGCCTCACTGCCCGAGTGCGAGCCGGATGCCGAAGGCGGCGATGACCGTGCCGGTGACGCGGTCCAGGCAGCGGCGGGCCGAGGGCCGTTGCAGGCGGTCTCGGAGGAGGCGTGCGAAGGCGATCAGCGCACAGGCCCAGACGACGGCCAGGAGGATGTGCACGCCGGCCAGGAGCATGCCTGCAGCGAGGGACGAGGCGCCGGCGGGGATGAACTGCGGCAGCACCGCAACGTAGAACGCGCCCATCTTCGGGTTGAGGAGATTGGTGACGACCCCCTGCCGCCAGCCGCCGAGCAGGGTGTCGCCGGCGCCCTTCCCGGCCTGGGTCCGGGCCACGGTCGCGCCCCCGGCTGCCGCTGTCCGCGAGATCTCGCGCGATGAGCGACGCCGGGTGGCCCACAGCAGCCTGCCGCCCATCCACACCAGGTACGCGGCTCCGACCCACCGAAGAATCTCGTATGCGAGGTGAGACGCGGTCAGCAGTGCGGTCACGCCGAGCGCGGTGAGCGCGCCCCAGACCAGCGTGCCGCATTGGATGCCGAGGACCACGCCCCAGGCGCGACGGCGGTGCCCGAGCGCCGCGGTGCGCAGGATGAGTGCGGTATCCAGTCCGGGAGTGAGCGTGAGGAGTCCCACTATCAGGGCGAAGGTCCCTATTGCGTCCAGGGTGATCATGAGCGATCACCCTAGGTCGGGAGCCACGCAACGTCCATATTCCTGCCCGCAATCGGGCAGGAACTGCAGTGTTCCAGGAGGGTGTCACCACCTGGCCGGCACCTGCACGCGGGCGGCGGACGCGGCAGCGGGGCCGTTGGCACTGGTGATCCGACGTCGCCGCCGGAACCAGCCCGGCCCGCTCGCCGACTCCTGGCAGGAGGCCGCGGATGACCGCACTGACCACGCTGGGCCTGGGGCCGCTCATTCCGCTCGGCGAGGCGCTGCCGCCACCCGAGGTGGCCTGGCGACTCGCCCTCGTCGGCGTCGGCATGGGTCTCCACGGCGGCCCGACGCAGGCACTGGTGCTGGGCGCCGCGCCGCCCGGCCGGGCGGCCACCGCCGCCTCGACCCTCCAACTGTCCCGCCCACTGGGCTTCGCCCTCGGCCCGGTCCCGGCCGCTGCCGTCTGGGGGCTCGCGGGCCAGGCCCACGGCGTACGGGCCGGGATCGCGTTCGCCGCGACGGCGGCCGGGCCGGCCGTGCCCCTGCTCACCCTCCGACGTCAGCCCTCCACCACGGCCGGCTGAACCACTCTTCTCCCGCCGCGAGTTCCGACGACATCCCACTCGGCCCGCACCGAAGCCACAACGACCGCAGCCGTACACTCTTCCACGCTCTTCCGTTCGCTCGAACGCGTTACGCGCTGGGACCAGCGCCGCCGCTTGCGGCTGGTATCACGGTTGCCACCGGTGCCCCGACCAGCGCCGGCGGATCCGCAAGTGAGGCCCACCACGATGCTCCTGTTGACCTTCGGCCACGGCACCGCCACCGCGGCAGAGATGGCGCGCCTGTTGCAGCACGCCGAGGTGCGCCGCCTGGTCGACGTGCGGACGGCTCCCGGCAGCCGCCACAACCCCGACGCCGGCCGCGACACCATGGCGCGGTGGCTGCCACAGGCAGGTATCACCTACCGCTGGGACAAACGCCTCGGCGGCTGGCGAACAGCACGCCCGGATACGCCCGACACCGCGCTGCGCAACCAGGCGTTCGCGGGGTACGCCGCACACATGCGCTCGCCGGAGTTCCTGGCCGCGACGGAGGAGCTGCTCGCCGAGGCCGACGTGGAACGCACCGCGGTCATGTGCGCCGAGTCCGTGTGGTGGCGCTGCCATCGCAGACTGATCGCCGACTTCCTCGTCCTGGCCCGCCGGGCCCAGGTGCTGCACCTGATGCACGACGGCAGGCTGCGCCCACATCCGGTCAGCCCGGAGGCCCGGCTGCTGCCCGGGCAACAGCTGCTCGTCTACGACGCGGGCCAGGAACCGCTCCCCGGTTGACTCGGCCGGCCTCCCGGCTTGCCGGCGGCTTGGCGTGCGGTACGGGAGGTCAGGCGGTCAGGACGCTGATGCCCAGGGCGAGCAGGCTGAGGACTTTGATGGTTTCGGTGGCCACGTAGAACAGGTGGGCACGGGAGCGCGGGAGGGCTTCACCTGCGAGCACCCGGTCCGAACGGCGGTTGAGACGGGGCCGGATCGCGGCGAGTTGCACGGCCGGCAGCAACGCGGAACCGGCGGTGAGCGCGCCCACGGACGCGGGAGGGCCGCCGAGCGCCACGGCGGCGATCAGGACGAGGGCGAGCAGGGCCTCGACCAGGTTGAGCGCCCGGAAGACGAGGCGGCCGATGCCGAGGCCGATGGGAATGGTCACGCCGGGTGCCCGGAACTTCAACGGCGCCTCCAGGAAGGAGATCGCCAGGACCATCCCGAGCCAGACGAAGGTGACCGCAGTGGCTACGGCGGCCGAGGTGGCGTTCATGGTGTGCGCTGTCCTTCCTTTCGCGGCCCGGCCTCCGCACGGCCAGGCCAAATACACATGCTAGATTCGCATTTGAGAGGGCTGCCGGCCGTGTGGATCGCGTCACCGACTCGGCGTCTTCGCCGCGAGGCGTACGTTGGCTCGACCTGGCCTGGCCGGCCCGAGACCGGCCCGGGACGGCCGCATGCACGTTTGAGACGGTGGTAATTCATGACTGACTCACACATCGACCCCGCCGGGCCGGCCGGCGCGCGGTTCCCGCGAGTCCTGTGCGATACCGGGCTGCTCGCAGCCGCCGGCTCCGCGCCGGCCGGCGCGCTCTGGCGGCTGGCCGAACCCGGGCGGCAACTCGACGCCAACCTCGTCCGCATCCCGCCCGAGGGACGCATCGACACGCACACCGAGCCCGACCTCGACGTCCTCCTGCTCGTCGTCGCGGGCGACGGCACCCTGGGGACGACACAGGCCGCCCAACCACTCGCCCCAGGCAGCCTCACCTGGCTCCCGCACGGCACCGCCCGTAGCCTCACCGCGGGCAAGGACGGCATGTCCTACCTGACGGTCCACCGCCGCCGCCCCGGCATGCAGATCCGCAACCGGCCCCAGAAGTGAACTGCGGTGCCACGGCGCTGCGCCGACTGGACCGACAGGGTGGTCGATGCGGCGGCTGACGCCGCGCACCCCGGGAACGGTGGTGGCGGCTGCTAATTTCGCGAACTGTCCGAGGGACCCGGGGAACTGCAGTCGAGCAGGGCCATGGTTGTGAGCGGAGGCACCGGTGACTGACGCGAGGGAAGGTCCGGACACACTGCCAGGCACCTGCTTCAAACGCCGAAGCTTCCTGGCATCAGCCGCCTTTGCAGCCGCCGCCCCCGTCTCGGCCGCCCGTGCCGCCCAGGCTGCCGAACCGCCGGCGGGCAGCTCTCCCACCGCACCCCACCGCGGCTCCGTCGGACACCTCCTCGCCGTCCCCGAAGAGGCCCGCGGGGTGGACTGGATCAGGTCGGCCCTCCAGGTGGCCGTGCAACTCGAACTTTCCACCATCCCCGCCTACTTGTGTGGCTGGTGGTCCGTCAAGGACCGCGGCGGCGAGGTCGCCCGGTTGATCCGACGCATCGTCCTCGACGAGATGTACCACTTGGGAGTGGTGTCCAACTTGCTCGTGGCGGTGGGCGGGCGACCGAGAATCAGGGACGCGGCACCCACCTACCCCGGCCCGCTGCCCGGGGGTGTGCGCGCCGG
This window encodes:
- a CDS encoding HAD family hydrolase translates to MCSLPTGTEAVVFDCDGLLVDTEARWTIAETAVFAAHGHPFGPAQKALVIGRTVEDAGEAMAQYLGCPGAGPELAAELVERVRKELSRGAAALPGAVELVRACRAAVPIAVASNSPRELLDAALRSAGLADYFTHSFAADEVRIPKPAPELYLTACEALGAAPNRSVAFEDSATGIASARAAGLYVAVVPSLPGVDLDHDWLGASLAEPELHDWARKLGQGTPC
- a CDS encoding LysE family translocator, whose amino-acid sequence is MITLDAIGTFALIVGLLTLTPGLDTALILRTAALGHRRRAWGVVLGIQCGTLVWGALTALGVTALLTASHLAYEILRWVGAAYLVWMGGRLLWATRRRSSREISRTAAAGGATVARTQAGKGAGDTLLGGWRQGVVTNLLNPKMGAFYVAVLPQFIPAGASSLAAGMLLAGVHILLAVVWACALIAFARLLRDRLQRPSARRCLDRVTGTVIAAFGIRLALGQ
- a CDS encoding DUF488 domain-containing protein, whose protein sequence is MLLLTFGHGTATAAEMARLLQHAEVRRLVDVRTAPGSRHNPDAGRDTMARWLPQAGITYRWDKRLGGWRTARPDTPDTALRNQAFAGYAAHMRSPEFLAATEELLAEADVERTAVMCAESVWWRCHRRLIADFLVLARRAQVLHLMHDGRLRPHPVSPEARLLPGQQLLVYDAGQEPLPG
- a CDS encoding cupin domain-containing protein yields the protein MTDSHIDPAGPAGARFPRVLCDTGLLAAAGSAPAGALWRLAEPGRQLDANLVRIPPEGRIDTHTEPDLDVLLLVVAGDGTLGTTQAAQPLAPGSLTWLPHGTARSLTAGKDGMSYLTVHRRRPGMQIRNRPQK